One genomic window of Aliiroseovarius sp. M344 includes the following:
- a CDS encoding Mur ligase family protein: MDRIEELENALDIPCAHADHIRVEDVRRLTGPGLLWDHPGAVLDVFCDDDSGDQIAALWKTHARHVLDALGWQDQHLTCRRFQGGVNLAISAPMDQLYSAIFAAETAWHFCAAILLDEAPGEFDRMIADVAAVMEKEKNPALIALIAAAEAHGVDILCDDDEISIGHGTGSKVWPVDGLPQPAEVDWATLYDIPIAFITGTNGKTTTTRLCAAMVKAAGKVGGLTSTDFVRVGEDILDRGDYSGPGGARMLLRDPRLEVACLEVARGGILRRGLPTRRARVAVVTNVANDHLGQYGVNTVPELAQAKFAVHRTLADDGVLVLNADDPFVVDEAANTDATIWWVSLDAATAPVKNARSNGTPCAFLRDRDLVFFDGLSDQVVSVVSDVPITMNGAAKYNVSNVLQAICAGKAMGLPDDAIREGLSVFRPDPKDNPGRCNEFAHNGAQVFVDFAHNPHSIAAVCEALSGLPAKRRFIMLSHAGDRSDQDIHDVTVTALQFHPDVVVAAELAGYLRGRELGEIPNLIEKAAIGAGFDAGQIYRADSPTQGARLIMDQLQTGDLALLLTLSERDEVFELLS, translated from the coding sequence ATGGACCGGATTGAAGAGCTTGAAAACGCACTTGATATCCCTTGCGCCCACGCCGACCACATCCGCGTCGAAGATGTCCGACGGCTCACCGGGCCGGGATTGTTATGGGATCACCCGGGCGCGGTGCTCGACGTATTCTGTGATGATGATAGCGGTGACCAGATCGCGGCGCTTTGGAAAACCCACGCCCGCCACGTGCTGGATGCGCTGGGCTGGCAAGATCAGCACCTGACTTGCCGACGATTTCAGGGGGGTGTCAACCTCGCCATTTCTGCGCCGATGGATCAGCTTTACTCCGCGATATTTGCGGCCGAGACCGCTTGGCATTTCTGCGCCGCCATCCTGTTGGACGAGGCACCGGGAGAGTTCGACCGTATGATCGCCGACGTCGCTGCAGTGATGGAGAAAGAGAAAAACCCAGCCCTGATAGCGCTGATCGCGGCAGCAGAAGCGCATGGGGTGGATATTCTGTGCGATGACGACGAAATTTCGATCGGGCATGGCACTGGCAGCAAGGTCTGGCCTGTTGATGGATTGCCGCAGCCTGCGGAGGTCGACTGGGCGACGCTTTACGACATACCCATCGCCTTCATCACAGGGACAAATGGCAAGACCACGACCACCCGGCTTTGTGCCGCTATGGTCAAAGCAGCGGGCAAGGTTGGGGGACTGACGTCGACCGATTTTGTGCGGGTGGGCGAGGATATTCTGGACCGTGGCGATTACTCCGGGCCCGGTGGTGCGCGCATGCTGTTGCGTGATCCGCGGCTTGAAGTCGCCTGCCTAGAAGTTGCGCGCGGCGGCATTCTGCGCCGGGGTCTGCCAACCCGTCGCGCTCGCGTTGCTGTTGTGACCAATGTCGCGAACGACCATCTTGGGCAATACGGCGTCAACACCGTTCCCGAGCTGGCTCAGGCGAAGTTTGCGGTGCATCGGACGCTGGCCGATGATGGCGTGTTGGTGCTGAACGCCGATGATCCGTTTGTTGTCGACGAGGCGGCCAATACGGATGCGACAATCTGGTGGGTGTCGCTGGACGCTGCAACCGCGCCGGTGAAAAATGCCCGTTCCAATGGCACCCCATGTGCCTTTTTGCGCGACCGGGATTTGGTGTTCTTCGACGGACTATCAGACCAGGTAGTGAGCGTTGTATCCGATGTGCCCATTACCATGAATGGGGCCGCGAAATATAACGTCTCGAATGTGTTACAAGCCATTTGCGCTGGGAAAGCGATGGGTTTGCCGGACGATGCAATCCGCGAGGGTTTATCGGTTTTCAGGCCGGACCCCAAAGATAACCCTGGTCGCTGCAACGAATTTGCCCATAACGGCGCACAGGTGTTTGTGGATTTTGCTCACAATCCGCATTCGATCGCAGCCGTTTGCGAAGCCCTATCTGGCCTGCCTGCCAAGCGCCGGTTCATCATGCTCAGCCATGCGGGCGACAGGTCGGATCAAGATATTCACGATGTAACTGTTACCGCCTTGCAGTTTCACCCCGACGTTGTCGTAGCTGCAGAACTCGCTGGCTATTTACGCGGTCGCGAACTGGGCGAGATCCCTAATTTGATCGAAAAGGCGGCGATTGGAGCAGGTTTCGATGCAGGTCAAATCTATCGCGCCGACAGCCCTACGCAGGGCGCGCGCCTGATCATGGACCAGTTACAGACCGGAGATTTGGCGTTGCTGTTGACCTTGTCCGAGCGCGACGAGGTGTTTGAACTGTTAAGCTAG
- the cphA gene encoding cyanophycin synthetase encodes MKVISTNVFVGPNVWASFPVVRHVIDLGFLENWPTAKIGSDYIDHLIKALPGLAEHGCSYREPGGFIRRLREDEGTWLGHVLEHCALEIQGVAGTDVSFGRTRSTGEPGHYNMVYQYRQRDVGLAAGELAIRLLMHLLPQELKDQADYEFDPEFDWEDELRTFVLRAQRKEFGPSTGSLVKAAEERDIPWIRLNEHSLVQFGHGKYQKRIQATITSETKHIAVEISCDKEDTHNLLNDLGLPVPHQRMVYSEREAIRAARSIGHPVVVKPLDANHGRGVSINLNTDEEVEAGFAEAKLHSKSRAILVESFVTGFDHRMLVVNNKLEAVAKRVPGHVVGDGKNTIAKLVDIVNEDPRRGIGHEKVLTHLELDNQANRLLAEAGHSAETVLPKGEVFFLRSTANLSTGGTAIDMTDVVHPDNRDMAERAIKAVGLDVGGVDFLIDDITKSYKEIGGAIVEVNAAPGFRMHVAPSEGQPRDVSGRVIDMLFPAGEQSRIPIAAITGTNGKTTTSRMLAHIMKTSGKIVGMTSTDGVYVDGKLSVKGDMTGPKSAQIVLRDPSVDFAVMETARGGLVRAGLGYNRSNVAACLNVSADHLGLGGIDTVEDLAVVKRVVVESATDTAVLNADDINCLKMADYADVDTIFYVTTNPAHTLVKEHIKAGGKAIVLEHGMNGDMLTIYDNGLHMPVLWSHLIPAALEGKALFNVQNAMFAAAMAYSFGVDLDNIRHGLRTFDTSYFQAPGRMNVYDEYPFKVILDYAHNPAAIGAMTGLSDRLDVKNRRIVVAAMPGDRRDEDITDSARLLAGHFDHYICKADDRRRGRGPDEVPQMIKAELMRQGVDESAISVIPDEVEAVNAGLEMAEPGDLLVILGDDSARCWKQIIYHNAEEADAEAHSATVSSTIATEFEDMFETRQKLVRDDRGVRLAREVTEDAD; translated from the coding sequence ATGAAGGTCATCTCAACCAATGTATTTGTCGGCCCAAATGTCTGGGCAAGCTTTCCGGTAGTTAGACACGTCATTGATCTGGGATTTCTTGAGAACTGGCCGACCGCGAAAATCGGTTCCGACTATATTGACCATTTGATCAAGGCGTTGCCCGGGTTGGCCGAGCATGGCTGTTCGTATCGCGAACCGGGAGGATTTATCCGCCGCTTGCGCGAGGATGAAGGCACATGGCTGGGTCATGTTCTGGAACATTGCGCTCTGGAGATACAGGGCGTTGCTGGCACAGACGTCTCATTTGGTCGAACCCGATCCACAGGCGAGCCGGGTCATTACAACATGGTCTATCAGTACCGTCAGCGCGATGTTGGTTTGGCCGCGGGTGAGCTGGCAATCCGGCTGCTAATGCATCTGCTGCCGCAGGAATTGAAAGATCAGGCCGACTATGAGTTTGATCCCGAATTCGATTGGGAAGACGAACTGCGCACATTTGTCTTGCGCGCACAGCGCAAGGAATTTGGCCCGTCGACCGGGTCGCTGGTCAAAGCCGCAGAAGAGCGCGATATTCCGTGGATCCGTTTGAACGAACATTCGCTGGTTCAGTTTGGCCACGGCAAGTATCAAAAGCGGATTCAGGCGACGATCACCTCGGAAACCAAGCACATCGCGGTCGAGATCTCCTGCGATAAGGAAGACACCCACAACCTTCTAAATGATCTTGGCCTGCCAGTTCCCCATCAACGGATGGTCTATAGCGAACGCGAGGCGATCCGGGCGGCGCGCAGTATTGGTCACCCGGTTGTGGTCAAGCCGCTGGACGCAAATCACGGTCGCGGCGTATCGATCAACCTGAACACCGATGAAGAGGTCGAGGCAGGCTTTGCCGAAGCCAAGCTGCATTCCAAAAGCCGTGCCATACTGGTCGAAAGCTTCGTCACCGGATTCGATCACCGGATGCTTGTCGTGAACAACAAGCTGGAAGCGGTTGCCAAACGCGTGCCCGGCCATGTGGTCGGCGATGGTAAAAACACGATCGCGAAACTCGTTGATATCGTTAACGAAGACCCCCGGCGCGGGATCGGTCACGAGAAAGTCCTGACCCATCTGGAGTTGGACAATCAGGCCAACCGGCTGCTGGCCGAAGCGGGTCACAGCGCCGAAACCGTCCTGCCCAAGGGCGAGGTGTTTTTCCTGCGCTCGACCGCCAACCTGTCAACCGGTGGCACCGCCATCGACATGACCGATGTGGTGCATCCCGACAACCGCGACATGGCAGAGCGAGCGATCAAAGCGGTGGGGCTGGATGTTGGCGGGGTCGATTTTCTGATTGATGACATCACCAAATCCTACAAAGAAATTGGCGGCGCGATTGTCGAAGTGAATGCCGCGCCGGGCTTTCGTATGCATGTAGCCCCCTCAGAGGGGCAGCCACGCGATGTCTCGGGTCGGGTGATCGACATGCTGTTTCCGGCAGGCGAACAAAGCCGTATCCCGATTGCGGCGATCACCGGAACCAACGGTAAAACAACAACCTCGCGTATGTTGGCTCATATCATGAAAACCAGCGGCAAGATCGTTGGCATGACCTCGACTGATGGCGTTTACGTTGATGGTAAGCTGAGCGTCAAAGGCGATATGACCGGTCCAAAATCGGCGCAGATTGTGCTGCGCGATCCGTCGGTCGATTTTGCGGTGATGGAAACGGCGCGCGGCGGTTTGGTGCGCGCAGGTCTTGGATATAACCGTTCGAACGTAGCCGCCTGTCTGAACGTCTCCGCCGATCACCTTGGGCTGGGCGGGATCGACACGGTCGAGGATCTGGCCGTCGTCAAACGGGTGGTGGTGGAAAGCGCTACAGATACAGCAGTTTTGAATGCCGATGATATCAACTGCCTTAAGATGGCAGACTACGCTGATGTCGATACGATCTTTTACGTTACCACAAATCCTGCGCACACGCTTGTGAAGGAACACATTAAAGCTGGCGGTAAAGCGATCGTGCTGGAACATGGCATGAATGGCGACATGTTGACGATCTATGACAACGGATTGCACATGCCTGTTTTGTGGTCGCATTTGATCCCGGCGGCGTTGGAGGGCAAGGCGCTTTTCAATGTGCAGAACGCTATGTTCGCGGCCGCCATGGCCTATAGCTTCGGGGTGGATCTGGACAATATCCGCCACGGGTTGCGCACCTTCGACACCAGCTATTTCCAAGCACCAGGCCGGATGAACGTCTATGATGAATATCCGTTCAAGGTCATTTTGGACTACGCCCATAACCCTGCTGCCATTGGCGCAATGACGGGACTGTCTGATCGGCTTGATGTAAAAAACCGCCGCATTGTCGTGGCCGCCATGCCGGGTGATCGACGCGACGAGGATATCACCGACAGCGCGCGGCTATTGGCGGGCCACTTTGATCATTACATTTGCAAAGCCGATGACCGTCGTCGCGGGCGTGGACCCGACGAGGTCCCTCAGATGATCAAGGCCGAACTGATGCGGCAAGGTGTAGACGAAAGCGCGATCAGTGTTATCCCGGATGAGGTCGAAGCGGTGAATGCCGGGTTGGAGATGGCCGAGCCGGGCGATCTTCTGGTCATCCTTGGCGACGACAGCGCGCGGTGCTGGAAGCAGATCATCTATCACAATGCGGAAGAGGCCGATGCGGAGGCCCATTCCGCCACAGTCAGTTCGACAATTGCCACCGAGTTCGAAGACATGTTCGAGACGCGGCAAAAATTGGTCAGAGACGATCGTGGTGTGCGATTGGCCCGCGAAGTTACCGAAGACGCTGACTGA
- a CDS encoding cyanophycinase — MCPAPVSEETDRGYIIPIGGGEDRIKEMQIHRKFVELSGGADADIVVIPTASMLEETGPDYNRIFSDLGAGKVEFLPISRRADCDNPDFAEMLDHATGIFMTGGNQLRLSAILGGTLVAQKIRRRNAEGVPIAGTSAGASIMSEHMIAGGSSNSGPAEGNITLAPGMGLTNAVIIDQHFTQRNRLGRLLTASSYNPFLIGLGIDEDTAAFIGPDNVLEVVGSGTVTIVDANHLTHSSMWDAREGEAISLLGLRLDVLGEGCRYDLNERIAYPPDEHVAFCTLPVPNDENSG, encoded by the coding sequence ATGTGCCCAGCACCAGTGTCAGAGGAAACCGATCGCGGATACATCATTCCTATCGGCGGGGGCGAAGACCGGATCAAAGAAATGCAGATTCACCGGAAGTTTGTCGAGCTTTCGGGCGGAGCGGACGCGGATATCGTGGTGATCCCCACCGCCTCGATGCTGGAAGAGACGGGGCCGGACTATAACCGGATTTTTTCTGATCTGGGCGCTGGCAAGGTCGAGTTTCTTCCGATTTCGCGCCGCGCTGATTGCGACAACCCGGACTTTGCCGAAATGTTGGATCACGCCACCGGTATTTTCATGACCGGTGGCAACCAGTTGCGTCTGTCCGCGATTTTGGGTGGCACCTTGGTTGCGCAAAAGATTCGTCGCCGCAACGCTGAGGGCGTTCCGATTGCAGGCACCTCGGCGGGCGCGTCAATCATGTCCGAGCATATGATCGCGGGCGGCAGCAGCAATTCTGGACCGGCCGAAGGAAATATCACCTTGGCGCCCGGCATGGGGCTGACAAATGCGGTGATCATCGACCAGCACTTTACCCAGCGTAACAGGCTTGGGCGTCTGCTAACCGCTTCGTCTTACAACCCTTTTTTGATCGGGCTCGGGATTGACGAAGATACTGCCGCCTTCATCGGACCGGACAATGTGTTGGAAGTTGTGGGCAGCGGAACGGTGACGATTGTCGACGCCAATCACCTGACGCATTCGTCGATGTGGGATGCACGCGAAGGCGAAGCGATCAGTCTGCTAGGTCTTCGCCTTGACGTTCTCGGTGAAGGGTGCCGTTATGATCTGAATGAACGTATTGCCTATCCACCGGATGAGCATGTCGCGTTTTGCACCCTCCCGGTGCCCAATGATGAAAACAGCGGGTAA
- the iadA gene encoding beta-aspartyl-peptidase — protein sequence MLTLLKNANIYAPNHVGQGHILIAGEKIVYMGADLPELASPLDVAIHDVGGATITPGIIDGHAHITGGGGETGPSSRVPPMFFSSFTRAGVTSVVGVLGTDDLTRNTQTLVTQAYGLREEGLSAWCHTGGYHVPLTTLTGSARGDIVFLDPVIGVGELAISDHRSSQPTLDEFLRIASEAHVAGLMTGKAGIVHCHMGDGDRGLAMVEQAIKTCEIPARVFNPTHVNRNKPLFEQAIMLARHGCYIDATAFPDGHVDPGISAADAYLQFKAAGCRTDRFTISSDGGGCLPAFDKEGNLTRFGVGLSQTLPDTLAELVRAGVELSEALAPLTSNVADLLKLRHKGRLAVGMDADILVLGNDLSVRDVMARGQWHVRDQNPVRLGTYEEL from the coding sequence GTGCTAACACTTCTGAAAAACGCAAATATCTATGCTCCGAACCATGTTGGCCAAGGGCACATTCTGATCGCAGGCGAAAAGATCGTCTATATGGGTGCTGATCTGCCAGAACTGGCGTCGCCACTTGATGTTGCCATACACGATGTGGGTGGGGCGACCATCACGCCGGGCATAATCGACGGTCATGCACATATCACCGGCGGCGGTGGCGAGACGGGGCCATCAAGCCGTGTGCCGCCCATGTTTTTTTCATCCTTTACCCGCGCAGGCGTGACGTCTGTCGTCGGGGTATTGGGAACCGATGACCTGACCCGCAATACGCAGACACTGGTGACGCAGGCCTATGGCTTGCGTGAAGAAGGGTTGTCCGCGTGGTGCCATACGGGTGGCTATCACGTGCCACTGACAACACTAACCGGATCGGCGCGGGGTGATATCGTCTTTCTGGATCCGGTGATTGGGGTGGGCGAGCTTGCAATCAGCGATCATCGATCAAGCCAGCCGACATTGGATGAATTTTTGCGCATTGCCAGCGAAGCACATGTCGCGGGTTTGATGACGGGCAAAGCCGGAATTGTGCATTGCCATATGGGCGATGGCGACCGCGGTCTGGCCATGGTTGAGCAGGCGATAAAGACCTGCGAAATTCCGGCACGGGTTTTCAACCCGACCCATGTGAACCGCAACAAGCCACTGTTTGAGCAGGCGATCATGTTGGCCCGGCACGGCTGTTATATCGATGCGACTGCGTTTCCGGACGGGCATGTCGATCCGGGCATTTCCGCCGCGGACGCCTATTTGCAGTTCAAAGCGGCGGGATGCCGCACGGATCGGTTTACCATCAGCTCTGACGGTGGTGGGTGTCTGCCTGCGTTTGACAAGGAAGGCAATCTGACACGCTTTGGTGTCGGCTTGTCGCAAACCCTGCCAGACACTTTGGCAGAACTTGTGCGCGCAGGTGTTGAGTTGTCAGAGGCTCTGGCGCCGCTGACCAGCAATGTCGCCGACTTGCTTAAACTGCGCCACAAGGGCCGGCTGGCGGTTGGGATGGACGCCGATATTCTGGTGCTAGGAAACGACCTGAGCGTGCGCGACGTCATGGCGCGCGGCCAATGGCATGTCCGCGACCAAAACCCGGTTCGGCTCGGCACCTACGAAGAATTGTGA
- a CDS encoding efflux RND transporter periplasmic adaptor subunit: MAKAKRSSRLILTAATVLLVGGALAVAFWPKPTMVDIGEVTVKTLQLSIDEEGRTRVRNAYVVSTPVAGQLQRVTVQPGDPVVRGETVVAHMLPTNPAALDVRTREQALAAVNAAQAALRVARADLNAALANRDLAQAELARTEQLVERGITSSAALDRARQSARVMQASVDTAEAAISMREAEIANAQAQLIGFDDQGLAAAIGSASDNIPLFAPTDGRILRVIQQSETTLPAGAPIMEIGNIQDDLEVVVQLLSTDAVQVAVGDPVIIADWGGATELIGEVVRVDPFGITQFSALGVEEQRVNAVISFTSPSEDYAGLGHGFRVETQIIVWEAKDTLVVPSSALFRNRDNWAVFVIADGTAHLRTVEIGPNNGIEAQITSGLSKGELVILYPSSGLSEGMSVAERVIN, translated from the coding sequence ATGGCCAAAGCAAAGAGAAGTTCCCGCCTGATCCTGACTGCGGCAACCGTTCTGCTGGTTGGGGGCGCGTTGGCGGTCGCCTTCTGGCCCAAGCCAACCATGGTTGATATCGGCGAGGTGACTGTCAAAACACTGCAACTTTCCATCGACGAAGAAGGGCGTACGCGGGTGCGCAATGCCTATGTCGTTTCGACCCCGGTCGCGGGCCAACTTCAGCGGGTAACTGTCCAACCCGGCGATCCGGTTGTGCGCGGTGAAACGGTGGTTGCCCATATGCTCCCCACCAATCCTGCGGCTCTGGACGTGCGCACCCGCGAGCAAGCGCTGGCGGCTGTTAATGCTGCGCAGGCTGCGCTGCGCGTCGCGCGGGCCGATCTGAACGCGGCTTTGGCGAACCGCGATCTTGCGCAAGCAGAGCTGGCCAGAACTGAACAGCTGGTCGAACGTGGCATCACAAGCAGCGCAGCACTTGACCGCGCCCGCCAGAGCGCGCGCGTGATGCAGGCCAGCGTGGACACCGCAGAGGCGGCGATTTCAATGCGCGAAGCCGAAATAGCAAACGCGCAAGCACAGTTGATCGGTTTCGATGATCAGGGGTTGGCTGCTGCCATTGGGTCGGCCTCGGACAACATCCCACTGTTTGCCCCCACGGATGGTCGTATCCTTCGGGTTATCCAGCAGAGTGAGACGACATTACCCGCTGGCGCGCCGATCATGGAAATAGGCAACATCCAAGATGATCTGGAAGTGGTCGTTCAATTGCTATCAACCGACGCGGTGCAGGTCGCGGTGGGTGATCCGGTGATCATAGCTGATTGGGGAGGCGCGACCGAGCTGATAGGCGAAGTGGTCCGCGTTGACCCATTCGGCATCACTCAATTTTCCGCTTTGGGTGTAGAAGAGCAGCGCGTGAATGCAGTCATCTCTTTCACCAGCCCCTCAGAAGATTATGCCGGTCTTGGACATGGGTTTCGCGTAGAGACACAGATCATCGTCTGGGAGGCAAAAGATACTTTGGTGGTTCCTTCCAGCGCTCTTTTTCGCAACCGCGACAACTGGGCGGTTTTTGTCATCGCCGATGGAACCGCGCATTTGCGCACAGTTGAGATCGGTCCCAACAATGGCATCGAAGCGCAAATAACGAGCGGCCTGTCTAAGGGCGAGCTTGTCATTCTTTATCCGTCATCTGGTCTGTCTGAAGGGATGAGTGTCGCCGAGCGCGTCATAAACTAG